Genomic segment of Streptomyces longhuiensis:
CCACGGGGCGGCTGCCCTTCGGGCACGAGGCCAGCAATCAGCACGCGGTCATGTTCCAGATCGTGCAGGACGAGCCCGACCTGGACGGGGTCGACGACCCCGCGCTGCGGGCGCTCATCTCGCGGTGCCTGACGAAAGACCCCGAGCAACGGCCGGACGTACACGCGCTGTTGGCCGATCCGGAACTGGTGAAGACGGTCGCGGCCAAGGCCACCCTGCTGCCCGCCGACGTCGTCGCTCACCTCGCGCAGCAGTCCGCGCGGCTGCTCGACGCCGAGGCTGCGCCGCACCGGGCGGAGCCCGTGGACCGGTCGACCGTCGGGCTGCGGTCGCAGCCCGGCCCACCGGAAACCGTCCCCACGGCGGGTGGTTCCACGACGCCGAAGCCCGAACAGCGGCCCGCCCGGCGGCGCCGCACGCTGATCGTCCTGCCCATCATCGCCGTCATCACGGTCGGCGGCGGTGCGGTCACCCTGCTCCAGCCCTTTGGGGGCGGCAGCGGGGACGGAGCACATGCCACGTCGCCCCGGAGCAGCGCGAGCGCCACTGCTGACGGGAGCAAGGCGCCGAGCGAGGCGGGCAGTTCACCTTCCGGGAAGGGCAACGGGAAGGATGGGAAAGACAGCAAGGAGCAGCAAGGCGACAAAGCCGGGCAGAGCGCGGCGAAACCCAAGGAGAGCACCGGGAGTTCGACGTCGCCCGACGGCGCCGGCGGCTCCGACACAAACGGCCGCTCCGACAGCGGCGCCACCAGTAGCGGTTCCGGCTCTTCGGCCTCGGGCGGCGGCGGTTCGTCCGGCGCCGGCGGCTCGTCCACCGGCTCCCCGCCGCCCGCGTTGAAGAGCTACAGCGCCAAGTACACGAACTCCTGCGTCGGCGCATGCTCCATGCCGATCCTCGTGAGCTGGCCGGCGATCTCCCGAGCGACCCGCTACGACGTCCACTACACAAACAAGGGCAGCCAGTACACCGAGAAGAACGTCGACACCATCCATTCGACCGGCAACACCAGCTACACGATCACTGGGCCGTACTCCGGTGACGAGATCTGCCTTTCGGTACGCGCGGCCAACAAGTACGGCGCCTCTGCCTGGGCGGAGACCTACTGCACCACGGTGCCCTACTAGACACACCATCTTGAGATCGGCTCCAACCCGCAAACCCCCGTGGTCAACTGCCCGACGCCCTCGCGCGGCACGAGTGTCAACGTCGCGGGCCCCCCATGAGGCCGCGCCGAACAGCAGCGCGTGAGCCGTTCCCGGCAAGGTCCGGAGGACACGTCCTCACACGATGAGAAGGGGCGCTCCTGTCTACTACTTGTCAGATGGTGGAGAAGGAGCGCCCCGTTCCGATCTTCAGTGATCCTGCGGGAGGAAGCGGTTACTGCTGGTCGAAGGCTCCTGGCTGCTTGAGGGCGTGGTAGCGGTTGGCGAGGGCGTGGAACGCCTCCTTGGGTTCCCAGGGCATGTCCTGGTAGGTACGCGCGTTTGTGGGGTAGTCGCTGTGCTCGTCGAGGATCTTGACGATGCCGTAGGAGGCGAGGTCGGGGTCCGGTCCGGACAAACGGTGGGGGGTGCCGTAGCCGGCGAAGCTGAACCAGAAGACGGAGTCGACGCCTTCCTCTTCGAAGATGGGCATGAGGTCGTCGAGATAGCGGACCTGCTCGCTCTCGTCGCGCACCAGGTCCGGCTTGGGGGTGACGCCGTCCGGCTCCATGGCCACGTACCAGCCCGCGCCGCCGTAGTCGCCCGCCCCTCGGAAGGTGCAGCAGCCGACCTCCATGATGGCGACCGGCTTGCCGTGGGCGAACTCCTTGCGCAGGTCGTCACGGTACGTGGCGGCGTTACGCAGGCCCCGGAAGGCATCCAGACCGATGATGTCGAAGGGGCTCCAGTCCACCCCGTCCAGGGGGCACGAGGCGTAGCTGACCGGGCCGGCGAAGAGGGTGCGGACGGTGCGGACGACGTCACCGAGGAAAGCGTTGACCTTGTCGGGGACGGGCTGGAGTGCGGCTTCACGGTCGGGGCCCGCCAGAACCGGGACGCGGTCGTCAAAGGTGTCGCCGGGCAGGTACCCGCGGGCGAACAGGCTCAGTTCGCAGCCGGTGACCAGAACGACGTCAGCGCCCTCTTGACGCAGTCGTTCGGCTCGCTCCGCACTGTCGGCGAAGTACGGAAGCATCTGTTCGTCGGTCATCTCGCAGGGGAACGGCGAGAACCAGACCTCCAGCCCGACTGCCGCGGCGTGCCGCGCGGTGGTCTCGATCCGGTCCAGGTCGCCGCCCGTGATGCGGATCGCGGTGCAGTGCAGGTCCTCGGCGATGACCTGCATGTCCCGCGCGACGGCATCGGCGTCGAAGAGCGGCCGGGAGGTATCGCCGTTGGGAAACGTGCCGGTGTCGTAGTGGATGCCCTTGCCTCGCATGCCTTGCACCTCCGGTAGCAATCCGCTTCTCGCTTACGGTGCGATCGTCAAGTCTCCAGCGGCGTCAGAGTCAAGCCCGGATGGTGATCGGCCGGGTTACGCCGATAGCTGCTGTGACCCCGATAGCTGCTTGCGTTCCGATCGCTGCCTGCGCGCCGGCAGCTCCGCCCTCCCCAGGAATGGGCGGGTCAAGAACAGCACAAGGCGAAAGGAGGGAGCGCGGGCGGTCCCGGAGCTGATCCGTCTACGAGCCGTGCAGCCAGATCCGCAGCGGACCCACGGGCTCGAAGCCATGGCGGATGGCGACCGCCAGGTCGTCGCCCTGCTCGTAGCCGACTACGGGGAGGCTGGGGAACAGCCGATGCACCGCGCCCAGCACGACCGGCCAGGCTTTGTCAGGGCCGCCGTCCAGCGCGAAGACATTGGAGATTCCGACCACGTGGTCGCTGCGGCCGGCCACCGCTCCGGCGACCACCCGGCCGCCGGCGGACTGCCCGGCGAGCACGAACACAGCCGGGTCGTCGAGCAGTTCGGGCCGGAAGAGGTCCGCGTTGCCTTCTCCGCCGTCCCAGGCGACGGCCCACGCGCGCAGCCCGTCCGGGGAGCCCACCACGTACCAGTCAAGATCCGCGGCAAGGGCGGGCGCACTCGCCGGGCGGTGTATCCACTGCGCCTCGAAGAGCACCTCAAACCCGGCCTCCGTCAGGTCGAGGTCGGCGAAACTGTCCTTGACGGAGGCGCCCGGTGCCACGGTGTCGATCCGGGCCGCCAGCGCGGCCAGGTCAGCATCCGGCACCAGCGTCACCGCGTCGGGATAGTAGAGCGGCGTACGAGCCGGAGCGGCCCACGCTTGGGGTCCGAACTCGCCCGCCAAGCCGTGCGATCGGCCCATCGCTGCGCACCACTCGGCGTTGTTGCGGGCGGCGGCCCGGACCAGGAGCTGCTTCGGCGTAGTCACGAGTGCCGATCATGACGCGTCCGGCCCGGTACGGCGAACGGTTTATCACCGCTCCGGGCCGGACAGCTGCCCGCGAGGGCCGGCCCGGCGGCCAGCAGGCCTTGGGAAATACATGACCGCAGCCCTGGAAAACTCTGTGAGCTCCGGGACCGAAGGATCTTGAATCCCGCAGAGTTCGAGGCGCAGAAGGCAAGACTCCTCGGCCGGTAGCCCACCCTCAGATCGCGCACCCACCACGCCCCCGAAGCGGCTGGGACGCCCCTCTGCGACCGCACGACAGCGGCTGGCTCCAAACGAGCATCCCCCTCAACAGGCATACGCCTACCGGAAGATGAGCAGCACAGTCCCCCTGCTATGGTGCGCCGATGTCATCGATCAAGCAGTTCCAAGTCACCTTCGACTGCGCGGAACCTGAGCGCGTCGCTCGTTTCTGGTGCGAGGTGTTGGGGTACGTCGTATCGCCGCCACCGAAGGGGTTTGACACCTGGGACGATTTCGATCGCTCGCGGCCGCCTGAGGATCGGGGGGCATGGTTCGCATGCAGTGATCCCTCGGGTGTGGGCCCGCGTCTGTTCTTTCAGCGAGTTCCCGAGGGCAAGGTCGTCAAGAATCGGGTGCATCTTGACGTGCGGGTCGGCACCGGGCTCGTAGGGGAAGAACGCCTCGCCACCCTCGAAGCCGAATGCGCACGGCTGGTCGCGCTCGGCGCGGTATGCGTGCAAGTACTGCGTGCCGATGAGGACAACGAGTCGTGCATCTCGATGCAGGACATCGAGGGCAACGAGTTCTGTCTCGACTGAGCTTCCTCCGAGCTGGCAACGTAAGGAGCCGTCCCCCCTCGGGCCTTCCTCAAAGGCGGGCCCGTGTGGGGCCGGAGTTATTCCACGCGGGCGAGAATGTGGAGCCCGGCGATGCCGACCATCGCGGCGTGACCGAGGCAGAGCCGCTCGCCCGGCTGACGGAGGTAGTGCAGGAAGTGAGGGCCAGGGCAGCTACCGCCGCCAAGGCCTGCACGCCATGTCCGTGGCCGTCGCCGTCCGCGCTGCCGACTCCCAGTGGACACGCTGGGGCCAGCGTCTGACCGAACTGCTGGCCCCCACCGCACCGCCTGGCAGGAAGTACACCGTCCCGCCGTGCGGGAGCCGGACAGCACGGCGCCGTGCTGCGCAGTCCTGCACCCGCCCGCAGCGCGAAAGGCTTCGCCTGCCGCATCGACGCAGCCTCACCACGGGACGCGTGTCCACTACTTCGGTGCCTGGAAGCCACCGATCTCCTGCTCGAGCAGTTCGGCCAGCTTCAGCGGGGTGCGGTCCTCGAACATCGGGCCGATGAGCTGCACCCCCACCGGCAGACCCTCGGGAGACCGGCCGGCCGGTATGGCGGTGGCGGGCAGACCGGGCATGGTGGCCAGGCCGGCCCAGACGAGCTGG
This window contains:
- a CDS encoding protein kinase domain-containing protein, whose translation is MSSTNRDEQDDSADGGIKPLAAFDPVRIGPYLLLGRLGAGGMGRVFLARSESGRTVAVKVVHEEHVSDERFRARFRREIDAAQRVGERHTAPVLDSGPDDDPPWVATGYVPGLTLDQVVRRHGPLPTASVRAVADGLLRALKDIHEAGIVHRDLKPSNVMLTVDGTKVIDFGIARALETSAESPLTSTGMAVGSPGFMSPEQIQAQRVGPKSDVFTLGSVLMYAATGRLPFGHEASNQHAVMFQIVQDEPDLDGVDDPALRALISRCLTKDPEQRPDVHALLADPELVKTVAAKATLLPADVVAHLAQQSARLLDAEAAPHRAEPVDRSTVGLRSQPGPPETVPTAGGSTTPKPEQRPARRRRTLIVLPIIAVITVGGGAVTLLQPFGGGSGDGAHATSPRSSASATADGSKAPSEAGSSPSGKGNGKDGKDSKEQQGDKAGQSAAKPKESTGSSTSPDGAGGSDTNGRSDSGATSSGSGSSASGGGGSSGAGGSSTGSPPPALKSYSAKYTNSCVGACSMPILVSWPAISRATRYDVHYTNKGSQYTEKNVDTIHSTGNTSYTITGPYSGDEICLSVRAANKYGASAWAETYCTTVPY
- a CDS encoding VOC family protein, with protein sequence MSSIKQFQVTFDCAEPERVARFWCEVLGYVVSPPPKGFDTWDDFDRSRPPEDRGAWFACSDPSGVGPRLFFQRVPEGKVVKNRVHLDVRVGTGLVGEERLATLEAECARLVALGAVCVQVLRADEDNESCISMQDIEGNEFCLD